The proteins below come from a single Aptenodytes patagonicus chromosome 2, bAptPat1.pri.cur, whole genome shotgun sequence genomic window:
- the OTUD6B gene encoding deubiquitinase OTUD6B has translation MEGSGDEEPGADGPLQQLVKRQRKEKRELQAKIQGMKNAVPKNDKKRRKQLADEVAKLEAELEQKHKEELKQLKEVSPEQNKTDSIADGVANLELEGVEQQSQHPRISKAQKRREKKAALEKEREERIAEAEIENLTGARHLESQKLASLLAARHLEIKQIPSDGHCMYRAIEDQLKDRQNSWTVAALRNQTAKYMQSHFDDFLPFLTNPSTGNMYSREEFEKYCDDIENTAAWGGQLELRALSHILQTPIEVVQMNSPPIIVGEEYSGKPIILVYMRHAYGLGEHYNSVKLLTDAATENGS, from the exons CAAAAATTCAAGGCATGAAAAATGCTGTTCCCAAGAATGATAAAAAGAGACGAAAACAGCTGGCTGATGAAGTTGCCAAACTAGAGGCAGAACTTGAACAGAAGCACAAGGAGGAATTAAAGCAGCTGAAGGAAGTTTCACCTGAGCAGAATAAG acagATTCTATAGCTGATGGGGTTGCAAATTTAGAGCTTGAAGGAGTAGAGCAACAGAGTCAGCATCCTCGAATATCAAAAGCACAGAAGAGGCGG gaaaaaaaagctgccttggagaaagaaagagaagaaaggatagCTGAAGCTGAGATAGAAAATTTAACAGGTGCTAGACATCTTGAAAGTCAGAAACTTGCCTCCCTGTTGGCAGCAAGACACTTAGAGATTAAACAGATCCCTTCAGATGGCCATTGCATGTACAGAGCTATTGAAGATCAGCTCAAGGACCGCCAAAATTCCTGGACTGTTGCAGCTCTGAGGAACCAAACAGCAAAGTATATGCAAAGTCACTTTGATGACTTCCTGCCATTTCTTACAAACCCTAGTACTGGAAACATGTATAGCAGAG aggaatttgaaaaatactgtgatGATATAGAGAATACAGCTGCATGGGGTGGTCAGCTAGAA CTAAGGGCTTTGTCGCACATTTTGCAAACACCTATTGAAGTAGTGCAAATGAATTCCCCTCCCATTATTGTTGGTGAAGAATATTCAGGCAAACCAATAATACTTGT gtatatGAGACATGCATATGGATTAGGAGAACATTATAATTCTGTAAAACTTCTAACAGACGCTGCTACTGAAAATGGGAGCTAG